The following are encoded together in the Citrus sinensis cultivar Valencia sweet orange chromosome 1, DVS_A1.0, whole genome shotgun sequence genome:
- the LOC102610738 gene encoding protein PROTON GRADIENT REGULATION 5, chloroplastic: protein MAATSVCAAGLSSSFHGSWGASFANGGEEYRMLARSVPNVRVARPIRMQPMMGNINEGKGIFAPVVVLTRNIIGKKRFNQLRGKAIALHSQVITEFCKSIGADAKQRQGLIRLAKKNGERLGFLA from the exons ATGGCTGCTACATCAGTATGTGCAGCTGGGTTATCATCTTCGTTTCATGGAAGCTGGGGAGCTTCGTTTGCTAATGGTGGTGAAGAATACAGGATGTTGGCAAGATCAGTGCCGAATGTTAGAGTGGCAAGACCCATTAGAATGCAACCGATGATGGGGAACATTAATGAAGGCAAAGGCATTTTTGCTCCTGTTGTTGTTCTCACTCGTAATATCATTGGCAAGAAGAGGTTCAATCAGCTTAGAGGCAAAGCTATTGCCTTGCATTCTCAG GTAATTACTGAATTCTGCAAATCAATAGGAGCTGATGCAAAGCAAAGGCAAGGCCTCATCCGTTTGGCTAAGAAGAATGGAGAAAGACTTGGCTTCCTTGCATGA
- the LOC107178454 gene encoding aldehyde oxidase GLOX1-like, with amino-acid sequence MASYPKSLVLLPLTLCIFYITSQLWHRQYYPHSRPLLKYPFDDDSNTNQDCDDGSCFKSRDILENPDYEDEFKGKWELASENSGISAMHIILFPNTNKAIMLDAVSLGPSNVRLPVGIYRLNPGAWQKYVDYRALAVEYDAESAAIRPLKILTDTWSSSGGLSANGTVVISGGWSGRGRSVRYLSGCYHACYWKEHHWELSAKRWFSTQHILPDGSFIVVGGRREFSYEYILKEGKRIIYDLPILNETTNPSENNLYPFVFLSTDGNLFIFANDRSILLNPETNEILHVFPILRGGSRNYPASATSALLPIKLQDPNSNAIRAEVLICGGAKPEAGVLAGKGEFMNALQDCGRIEITNKSATWQREMMPSPRVMGEMLLLPTGDVLIINGAKKGTAGWNFATDPNTTPVLYEPDDPINERFSELTPTKVSLNDLKVTMYAPPFTTHGVSMGQRLLVPATKELIDVGSGIFQVSVMAPPTAKIAPPSFYLLFVVYRQVPSPGTWVQIG; translated from the exons ATGGCCTCTTACCCCAAATCTCTTGTTCTTCTCCCTCTTACCTTATGTATTTTCTATATCACTTCACAACTTTGGCATAGGCAATACTATCCTCATTCAAGGCCATTACTCAAATACCCTTTTGATGATGATTCCAATACCAATCAAGACTGTGACGATGGCAGCTGCTTTAAAAGCAGAGACATCCTGGAAAATCCGGATTATGAAGATGAATTTAAAGGCAAATGGGAGCTGGCTTCTGAAAATTCTGGCATATCAGCTATGCATATCATCTTGTTTCCTAATACCAACAAGGCAATTATGCTCGATGCCGTTTCATTAGGCCCATCAAACGTTCGGTTGCCCGTTGGAATCTATCGTCTTAATCCTGGCGCTTGGCAAAAATATGTCGATTATCGGGCTCTTGCTGTTGAATATGACGCCGAATCTGCAGCTATAAGGCCACTCAAG ATCCTGACAGACACGTGGAGCTCATCGGGTGGATTATCGGCTAACGGGACGGTCGTGATCTCCGGCGGATGGAGCGGCAGAGGGAGATCTGTTAGATACCTTTCCGGATGCTACCATGCATGTTATTGGAAAGAGCACCATTGGGAACTTTCTGCCAAAAGATG GTTTTCCACGCAACATATTTTACCAGATGGCAGCTTCATAGTGgttggagggagaagagagTTTAGTTACGAATATATCCTCAAGGAGGGAAAAAGAATAATCTATGACCTACCGATTCTTAACGAGACCACTAACCCatcagaaaataatttataccCGTTTGTTTTCCTGTCAACCGATGGAAATCTCTTCATCTTTGCTAATGACCGTTCGATTCTGCTCAATCCAGAAACCAATGAGATCCTCCACGTATTCCCTATCTTACGCGGTGGGTCACGAAATTACCCGGCGTCTGCCACGTCAGCACTGTTGCCTATAAAGCTCCAAGATCCGAACTCGAATGCGATCCGAGCCGAAGTGCTTATATGTGGGGGTGCAAAGCCTGAGGCGGGCGTGTTAGCGGGCAAGGGTGAGTTCATGAATGCATTGCAAGATTGTGGAAGAATTGAGATAACGAATAAAAGTGCCACTTGGCAGAGGGAGATGATGCCAAGTCCGAGGGTCATGGGTGAAATGTTGCTCCTGCCCACAGGAGATGTTCTCATCATCAATGGCGCCAAAAAGGGCACCGCAGGATGGAACTTTGCGACTGACCCAAATACGACTCCGGTACTTTATGAACCCGATGACCCGATAAACGAACGGTTCTCGGAGCTAACCCCAACAA AGGTAAGTTTGAATGATTTAAAAGTGACGATGTATGCACCACCATTTACGACGCATGGAGTTTCAATGGGGCAAAGGCTTTTAGTACCAGCCACGAAAGAGCTTATTGATGTAGGGTCAGGAATTTTCCAAGTCAGCGTTATGGCACCACCAACGGCTAAGATTGCTCCTCCGAGTTTCTATCTTCTTTTTGTTGTATATCGCCAAGTACCTAGTCCTGGAACATGGGTGCAAATCGGATGA